One genomic segment of Tripterygium wilfordii isolate XIE 37 chromosome 9, ASM1340144v1, whole genome shotgun sequence includes these proteins:
- the LOC120006433 gene encoding tRNA-specific adenosine deaminase TAD2-like, whose product MASHSTDTLALMELAIQQAKDALQFLEVPVGCVIVQDGKAIASGRNRTSETRNATRHAEMEAIDILLEQWQRDGLSELEIAEKFSQCSLYVTCEPCIMCAAALSILGIKEVYYGCANDKFGGCGSILSLHLQSSSEQPHGGAKGFTCTGGVMASEAVSLLRSFYEQGNPNAPKPHRPLARQATD is encoded by the coding sequence ATGGCCTCTCACTCTACTGACACTCTTGCACTTATGGAGCTTGCCATACAGCAGGCAAAGGATGCCCTACAGTTCCTTGAAGTCCCTGTTGGCTGTGTGATTGTACAGGACGGAAAGGCCATTGCGTCGGGAAGAAACCGAACTTCTGAGACACGAAATGCTACAAGACATGCAGAAATGGAAGCTATTGATATCCTCCTCGAGCAATGGCAGAGAGATGGACTATCAGAACTGGAGATTGCTGAGAAATTTTCGCAATGTAGCCTTTATGTTACATGTGAACCATGCATAATGTGTGCTGCAGCTTTGTCTATTCTTGGTATAAAAGAAGTTTATTACGGCTGTGCAAATGATAAGTTCGGAGGCTGCGGATCAATTCTTTCATTGCACTTGCAGAGTAGTTCTGAGCAGCCACATGGTGGTGCGAAGGGTTTTACATGTACTGGAGGTGTAATGGCATCAGAAGCTGTTTCTCTTTTACGAAGTTTCTATGAGCAAGGTAACCCTAATGCTCCGAAGCCTCACAGGCCTTTGGCTCGGCAGGCAACAGATTAA
- the LOC120006431 gene encoding bark storage protein A-like codes for MAEKLVNQSILVLVLLSTVGKTVSAIPSNVRKSLNIVKEINRRGPYIGLITVFATEENAFFGTGAFKPKPKHPFVDLSGRRFRIGKIFQKNVIYVRCGIGMVNAAAATQQMLDVFDISGIIHFGIAGNLNDSMSIGDVTIPKQFANTGVWNWMNINGSVDPVDVAHLNIGSYNVPEGNETNMLGEIGYSPEQMFSESGGGEPTSIVRLFWLQVSHHWIRLAAGLEGMELEQCVNTTMCLPQKPKLVVGLKGSTANTFVDNGAYRYFLYKTFEVSSADMESSAIVMTSLSNGFPMIVIRGISDLAGKQSGDNAWSTFGSLAALNCVKAVLQFIRKLPQDSSAGC; via the exons ATGGCGGAAAAACTAGTGAATCAAAGCATTCTTGTGCTGGTTTTGCTATCCACGGTTGGTAAGACAGTGTCTGCTATACCATCAAATGTGAGGAAATCCTTGAATATAGTCAAGGAGATAAACAGGAGAGGGCCATATATTGGCCTGATCACTGTGTTTGCAACTGAAGAGAATGCCTTTTTTGGAACTGGAGCTTTCAAGCCTAAGCCAAAGCATCCATTTGTGGATTTGTCAG GACGGAGATTCCGGATCGGTAAGATCTTCCAAAAGAATGTAATCTATGTGAGATGCGGGATTGGAATG GTCAATGCGGCTGCAGCAACACAACAAATGCTGGATGTGTTTGACATATCAGGAATAATCCATTTTGGCATTGCAGGCAATCTAAACGATTCCATGTCGATTGGAGATGTCACCATTCCCAAACAGTTTGCTAATACTGGTGTTTGGAATTGGATG AACATCAATGGATCAGTAGATCCCGTCGATGTTGCTCACTTGAATATTGGAAGCTATAATGTACCAGAAGGCAATGAAACTAATATGTTGGGTGAGATTGGATATAGTCCTGAGCAGATGTTTTCCGAGTCCGGGGGCGGGGAGCCTACTTCCATTGTGAGACTGTTTTGGTTGCAAGTGAGTCACCATTGGATTAGGCTTGCTGCTGGCTTGGAG GGGATGGAATTGGAACAATGTGTGAATACCACCATGTGCCTTCCCCAGAAGCCCAAGCTAGTTGTTGGACTGAAAGGCTCCACAGCCAACACTTTTGTGGACAATGGAGCTTACAGGTACTTTCTTTATAAGACTTTTGAGGTTTCATCTGCAGATATGGAGAGTTCTGCTATAGTCATG ACGAGCTTGTCCAATGGTTTTCCTATGATAGTCATCCGAGGAATATCAGATCTTGCTGGAAAGCAGTCGGGAGATAACGCATGGAGCACTTTTGGATCACTTGCAGCTCTTAATTGTGTCAAAGCTGTTCTTCAGTTCATCCGCAAGCTACCACAAGATTCTTCAGCTGGATGCTAG
- the LOC120004880 gene encoding SEC12-like protein 1 — MEGRGSSKRDSVTCGSWIRRPEKVNLVVLGKSGHGDSSPPVLEIFSFDHNTNSLSNSLATFAFEDGEGDPVAIAVHPNGDDVVCSTTSGGCKLFEICGGEANIKVLAKALPPLQDVGPQKCLAFSVDGSKFAAGGMDGHLRILEWPGLRIILDEPRAHKSIRDLDFSLDSEFLATTSNDGSGRIWKTEDGVPLTSLVRKSDEKIELCRFSKDGTKPFLFCATQMGDKSVIAVYDISTWNRIGFKRLLRKPASIMSVSLDGKYLALGSKDGDICVAEVKKMEICHWSKRLHLGTCIETLEFCPNERVVLTTSGEWGVVVTKLTVPSDWKEWQIYVLLLGLFLASLVIFYILFKNSDSFWNLPQPGKPKIEAMFGDPQSSDDIFGPVDL, encoded by the exons ATGGAGGGTCGTGGGTCGTCTAAACGGGACTCCGTGACTTGCGGGTCGTGGATACGGAGACCCGAGAAGGTCAATCTGGTGGTATTAGGCAAGTCCGGGCATGGCGATTCCTCTCCTCCTGTTCTCGAGATCTTCTCCTTCGACCACAACACCAATTCCCTCTCTAATTCTCTG GCTACCTTTGCGTTTGAAGATGGCGAAGGCGATCCCGTAGCTATTGCGGTGCACCCGAACGGAGACGATGTTGTTTGCTCCACGACTAGCGGTGGTTGCAA ATTATTTGAGATTTGTGGCGGAGAAGCAAACATAAAGGTGTTGGCCAAAGCATTACCTCCTCTTCAAGATGTTGGTCCACAGAAATGCCTAGCATTTAGTGTTGATGGATCTAAATTTGCTGCTGGTGGAATG GATGGGCATCTTAGAATCTTGGAGTGGCCGGGCCTGCGCATAATTCTAGATGAACCGAGAGCACACAAATCCATTCGTGATTTAGACTTCAG CCTGGACTCAGAATTTTTGGCCACAACTTCTAATGATGGCTCAGGAAGAATATGGAAGACGGAAGATGGGGTTCCTTTGACTTCTTTGGTTCGAAAATCG GATGAAAAGATTGAATTATGTCGATTCTCTAAGGATGGGACGAAACCATTTTTATTTTGTGCCACTCAAATGG GTGATAAGTCTGTTATTGCAGTTTATGACATAAGCACGTGGAACAGAATTGGGTTTAAGAGGCTCCTCAGAAAGCCTGCATCCATAATGTCCGTCAGTCTGGACGGGAAATACCTTGCTCT TGGAAGCAAAGATGGAGATATCTGTGTAGCTGAAGTTAAGAAAATGGAGATCTGTCATTGGAGTAAGAGGCTACACCTGGGAACATGCATTGAAACATTAGAATTTTGCCCCAATGAAAG GGTTGTGCTTACCACTTCCGGTGAATGGGGTGTTGTGGTGACTAAATTAACTGTGCCTTCAGATTGGAAAG AGTGGCAGATTTATGTGCTGCTTCTAGGACTATTTTTGGCTTCACTTGTTATATTTTACATACTTTTCAAGAATTCGGATTCATTCTGGAACTTACCACAACCTGGAAAACCAAAGATTGAAGCCATGTTTGGAGATCCACAGTCATCTGATGATATTTTCGGACCGGTGGATTTATGA